The following proteins come from a genomic window of Egibacteraceae bacterium:
- the atpE gene encoding ATP synthase F0 subunit C: protein MEPIGQGLVFGLAAIGPGIGLGILVGKAIEAMARQPEAAGMVRTTMFIGIAIVEALALLGFVLVFVIGG from the coding sequence ATGGAACCGATCGGACAGGGTCTCGTCTTCGGCCTGGCAGCCATCGGGCCGGGGATCGGCCTGGGCATCCTCGTCGGCAAGGCCATCGAGGCCATGGCCCGCCAGCCCGAAGCCGCCGGCATGGTGCGCACCACCATGTTCATCGGGATCGCGATCGTGGAGGCTCTGGCGCTGCTCGGCTTCGTTCTCGTGTTCGTCATCGGCGGCTAG
- the atpF gene encoding F0F1 ATP synthase subunit B, whose amino-acid sequence MSGPIASMVLAVEAEEQGGAGLLLPDVPELIWGLVAFALLMAFMSKFVFPKMNAMLDERSAKIQGQIEEAESQRSQAEQLRRQYEEQLADARNQGNDIIEDARSQAERVRAEALRKAEEEAAQIVARARDDVVAERGRLVQDLRGQVAELSVELAGKIVQRELDPAQHRQLVDQYINELSGLN is encoded by the coding sequence ATGAGCGGACCAATTGCGTCGATGGTGCTGGCCGTCGAAGCGGAGGAGCAGGGCGGCGCCGGGCTGCTGCTGCCCGACGTTCCCGAGCTGATCTGGGGCCTCGTAGCGTTCGCGCTGCTCATGGCCTTCATGTCGAAGTTCGTGTTCCCGAAGATGAACGCGATGCTCGACGAGCGCAGCGCGAAGATCCAGGGCCAGATCGAGGAGGCCGAGTCGCAGCGCTCGCAGGCCGAGCAGCTGCGCCGCCAGTACGAGGAGCAGCTGGCCGACGCCCGCAACCAGGGGAACGACATCATCGAGGATGCGCGCAGCCAGGCGGAGCGGGTGCGCGCCGAGGCGCTGCGCAAGGCCGAGGAGGAGGCGGCGCAGATCGTCGCCCGCGCCCGCGACGACGTCGTCGCCGAACGCGGCCGGCTCGTGCAGGACCTGCGCGGGCAGGTGGCCGAGCTCTCGGTCGAGCTGGCCGGCAAGATCGTCCAGCGCGAGCTCGACCCCGCCCAGCACCGCCAGCTCGTCGACCAGTACATCAACGAGCTGTCGGGCCTGAACTAG
- the atpH gene encoding ATP synthase F1 subunit delta has translation MTDATDTTDPVVGAYARAILEVAEAEGALSRVEDDLYRFSRTVDGNPELRNRLVDPGVPVGAKLELIDELLGGHPQSASAVMWLVQAGRARQLGAIADALAARAAAARSAVVAEVRTAVPLSEDQRHQLAEALRGSTGSPVELKVVVDPSVVGGMVVKMGDTVIDGSVARRLAELRGRLTGAS, from the coding sequence GTGACCGACGCCACCGACACCACCGACCCGGTCGTCGGCGCCTACGCACGGGCCATCCTCGAGGTGGCCGAGGCCGAGGGGGCGCTGTCGCGCGTCGAGGACGACCTGTACCGCTTCTCCCGTACGGTCGACGGCAACCCGGAGCTGCGCAACCGCCTCGTCGACCCGGGGGTCCCGGTCGGCGCGAAGCTCGAGCTCATCGACGAGCTGCTCGGCGGCCACCCGCAGAGCGCGAGCGCGGTGATGTGGTTGGTCCAGGCCGGCCGGGCCCGCCAGCTCGGCGCGATCGCGGACGCGCTGGCGGCCCGGGCCGCTGCGGCCCGGTCGGCGGTCGTGGCGGAGGTGCGCACCGCGGTGCCGCTGTCGGAGGACCAGCGCCACCAGCTGGCCGAGGCCCTGCGCGGGTCGACGGGTTCGCCCGTCGAGCTGAAAGTCGTCGTGGACCCCAGCGTCGTTGGTGGCATGGTGGTGAAGATGGGCGACACCGTGATCGACGGCAGCGTCGCCCGCCGGCTTGCCGAGCTCCGTGGGCGCCTCACCGGCGCCAGCTGA
- the atpA gene encoding F0F1 ATP synthase subunit alpha, protein MTDLRLSPEDITSVLRAKIDDYAYRPAREQVGVVTQSGDGIARVSGLPGTMANELLDFGIAHDGRRLYGLALNLDEHSIGAVLLGDAAEVEEGDEVKPTGQVLSVPIGDAYLGRVVDALGRPLDGKGPLDDSKLDGTRGLEVQAPGVIDRQPVKEPLQTGIKAIDAMTPIGRGQRELIIGDRQVGKTAVAVDTIINQRQNWASGDPRRQVKCIYVAIGQKGSTVAEINDRLEQAGAMEYTTIVSAPAATPAPFQYIAPYSGAAIGSYWMYQGQHALIVYDDLSKQADSYRQLSLLLRRPPGREAYPGDVFYLHSRLLERAAKLSDELGGGSMTALPIIETKGGDVSAFIPTNVISITDGQIYLETDLFFQGVRPAINVGISVSRVGGSAQRKAMKKVSGTMRLELAQYRELEAFAQFGSELDKASQSQLDRGARIVEVLKQPQFSPVPVEEQVLVIWAVTNAKLDDIPVVDARRFESELREYARDRHGELLDALREEALSDERVSELEQVIAAFKEGFRPSKVAEPGDHRTQESLDTLRSEDEEEPVEAAHTTELPTDETRQAPDSAEPVKGGEPPA, encoded by the coding sequence ATGACCGACTTGAGGCTTTCCCCCGAGGACATCACCAGCGTTCTTCGGGCAAAGATCGACGACTACGCGTACCGGCCCGCGCGCGAGCAGGTCGGCGTGGTCACCCAGTCCGGTGACGGCATCGCCCGGGTGTCTGGCCTGCCGGGCACCATGGCGAACGAGCTCCTCGACTTCGGCATCGCCCACGACGGGCGCCGGTTGTACGGCCTCGCCCTCAACCTCGACGAGCACAGCATCGGCGCCGTGCTCCTCGGTGACGCCGCCGAGGTCGAGGAGGGCGACGAGGTCAAGCCGACCGGTCAGGTGCTGTCGGTGCCGATCGGTGACGCCTACCTCGGGCGGGTGGTCGACGCGCTGGGCCGCCCGCTCGACGGCAAGGGCCCGCTGGACGACAGCAAGCTCGACGGCACCCGCGGCCTGGAGGTGCAGGCGCCTGGCGTGATCGACCGCCAGCCGGTGAAGGAACCCCTGCAGACCGGTATCAAGGCCATCGACGCGATGACCCCGATCGGTCGCGGTCAGCGCGAGCTCATCATCGGCGACCGCCAGGTCGGCAAGACCGCGGTCGCCGTCGACACGATCATCAACCAGCGCCAGAACTGGGCGAGCGGTGACCCCAGGCGCCAGGTGAAGTGCATCTACGTCGCCATCGGGCAGAAGGGTTCCACGGTCGCGGAGATAAACGACCGCCTCGAGCAGGCGGGCGCGATGGAATACACCACCATCGTGTCCGCGCCGGCGGCCACGCCTGCGCCGTTCCAGTACATCGCCCCTTACTCCGGCGCAGCCATCGGCTCCTACTGGATGTACCAGGGCCAGCACGCGCTGATCGTCTACGACGACCTGTCCAAGCAGGCCGACTCCTACCGCCAGCTGTCGCTGCTGCTGCGCCGGCCTCCCGGCCGCGAGGCCTACCCCGGCGACGTGTTCTACCTGCACTCGCGCCTGCTCGAGCGTGCCGCGAAGCTGTCCGACGAGCTCGGCGGCGGCTCGATGACGGCCCTGCCGATCATCGAGACCAAGGGCGGCGACGTCTCGGCGTTCATCCCCACCAACGTCATCTCGATCACCGACGGTCAGATCTACCTGGAGACCGACCTGTTCTTCCAGGGCGTGCGCCCCGCCATCAACGTGGGCATCTCGGTGTCCCGCGTGGGCGGCTCCGCGCAGCGCAAGGCGATGAAGAAGGTCTCGGGCACCATGCGCCTGGAGCTCGCGCAGTACCGCGAGCTGGAGGCGTTCGCGCAGTTCGGCTCGGAGCTGGACAAGGCTTCGCAGTCACAGCTCGACCGCGGCGCGCGCATCGTGGAGGTCCTCAAGCAGCCGCAGTTCTCGCCGGTGCCGGTCGAGGAGCAGGTGCTCGTCATCTGGGCCGTGACCAACGCCAAGCTCGACGACATCCCCGTCGTCGACGCCCGCCGCTTCGAGAGCGAGCTCCGCGAGTACGCGCGGGACCGCCACGGCGAGCTCCTCGACGCCTTGCGCGAGGAGGCGCTCAGCGACGAGCGCGTCAGCGAGCTCGAGCAGGTGATCGCCGCCTTCAAGGAGGGCTTCCGGCCCTCGAAGGTCGCTGAGCCCGGGGACCACCGCACGCAGGAGTCCCTCGACACGCTGCGCTCCGAGGACGAGGAGGAACCCGTCGAGGCAGCGCACACGACCGAGCTGCCGACCGACGAGACCCGGCAGGCACCCGACAGCGCGGAGCCCGTCAAGGGCGGGGAGCCGCCCGCCTAG